The region GCTCACCAGCTCGCGGGCCAGCCCTTCGCGCCGCAACTCCGGCGTCACCACCGGATCCAGCGCCGCGAAGAATCCCGCCTCCTCCTCCACCACCAGCTCCCCCGACGCCCGCCGCACGATCGTGACGTCGTCGGCGTCCAGCTGGTGCGACTCGCCGCCCGCCGTCACCGCCAGCGGCGCGCCGTGCACGAACGCCCGTAACTCCTCCGGCGTGAACGCCCCGATCGCCTGCGCCGCCAGCGGCGTCTGCTTGCCGAACTTCTTACCAAGCGTGCGGAAGTTTGGTTTCGCTTCCAGCGTGACCAGCGCGTCGCCGGTCCGCGCGAACTCCACGCGCTTCACGTTCAACTCCGTGGCCAGCAGCGGCACCAGCGGCGCCAACTCGGCCTCGTCGGCGTCGGGCGCCACGCACACCAGACGCGACAGCGGTTGCCGCACCTTCACCCCCGCCGCCTCCCGCGCCGCGCGCCCCAGCTTGGCCAGCATCCGCACCCCCGCCATCGCCCGCTCCAACGCCGGGTCGCGGTCCGCCGGCCGCTCGCGCACGAACGGCGCCAGGTGCACCGACCCCCCGGTGAGCGCGCGGTGCATCCAGTCGCTCAGGAACGGCGCCAGCGGCGCCAGCAGCCGGCAGGTCGTGACCAGCACCTCGTGCAGGGTCGCGAACGCCGCGCGGTTGTCCTCGCCGTCCACCTCGTAGAAGCGCGACCGGCTCAGCCGCACGTACCAGTTGGCCATGTCGTCGTCCACGAACCGGATGAGCGCCCGCGCCGCCGCCGTCGCGTCGTATCGCTCGAGCGCCCCGTCCACCTCCGACTCCACGCCGGCCAGCCGCGACAGCATCCATCGGTCCATCGCCGGACGGTCGGCGGGCGCCGGATCGCGGTCCGAGGGCGCCCACCCGTAGTTGGCGTACTGCGCGAACATCCCGCTGTACACGTTCTTGAGCGTGAGCAGGAACCGCACGGCCTGCTCGCGGATCGCCCGCTCGTCGAACTTGCGCGGCACCGACACGTCGGCCGACGCGACGAGGAACAGCCGCACGGCGTCCGCGCCGTAGGCGGCGATCACGCTCCACGGATCCACCACGTTGCCGCGGCTCTTGGACATCTTCTGGCCGTCGGCGTCGAGGATGAGATCGTTCACCACCACGTGCCCGTACGGCGCCGCCCCCGCGCCCGGCTCGCGCGTGCCCGTGCCCTCGTTGCGCGGCAGGGCGTCGCCCAGCCCGGTGGCGATCGCCAGCAGCGAGTAGAACCACCCGCGCGTCTGGTCCACGCCCTCGGCGATGAAGTCCGCCGGATACTGCCGCTCCAGCCGCTCCCGGCTCCCCGCCACGTGCGGATAGCCCCACTGCGCGAACGACATCGCGCCCGAATCGAACCAGGTGTCGATCACCTCCGGCGTGCGGCGCATCGTGCCCCCGCACCCGGCGTGCCGGCACGCCCATTCGTAGCGGTCCACGCCCGGCTTGTGCGGATCGAAGTCCGCCGGCAACGGCGCCCCGCGGCGCTCCGCGAGATCGGCAAAGCTGCCGATCACGTCGAGATGGGCGTGGTTCGCGTCGCACACCCACACCGGCAACGGCGTGCCCCAGTACCGGTCGCGCGAGATCGCCCAGTCGATGTTGTTCTTGAGCCACTCGCCGAACCGCCCCTCGCCCACTTCGGGCGGATGCCAATCCACCCGCGCGTTCCGCGCCAGCATCTGATCGCGATACGCCGTGGTCTTCACGAACCACGACGTGCGCGCGTAGTACAGGAGCGGCGTGCCGCAGCGCCAGCAGTGCGGATACGCGTGCGTGATCTTTCCCGCCTTCCAGAGCACGCCGCGCCGCTTCAACTCCTCGATCAGCAGCGGATCGGCGTCCTTCACGAACGCGCCCCCCGCCACCGGCAGGTCGGCCGGGAATTGGCCCTGCGCGTTCACCGGTTGCAGGAACGCCAACTGGTGCCGCTTCCCGGCCGCGTAGTCGTCGGCCCCGAACGCCGGCGCCAGGTGCACCACCCCCGTGCCGTCGTCGGCCGAGACGAACTCCTCGCCCACGATGATCTCGTGCGCGCCCGGCGGATATGGCAGCCAGTCGAGCGGGCGGCGGTAGCGCATGCCCACCAGCTCCGCGCCGGACAACAGGCGCACCAGATCCCACCGCGTCGCGAAGTCCTCGCCCAGCACCGGCTTCACGCGCGATTCGGCGAGGATGACGGTGCGCGCGTCCTTCCCGTCCTTGCGCGCCAGCTCCACGTAGCCCAGCGTCGGGTGCACGGCGAGCGCCGTGTTCGACACCAGCGTCCACGGCGTCGTTGTCCAGACCAGGATGCGACGCCCGCGCCCGTCCGGCGCGCCCTCCGCGTCCACGAGATCGAGCGCCACGTACACGCTCGGATCTTCCACATCCTCGTAACCCTGCGCCACCTCATGGCTCGACAGCGCCGTGCCGCAGCGCGGACAGTACGGCAGGATCTTGTGCCCGCGGTACAGGTAGCCCTGGCCGTGCAGCGTCTTGAGCGCCCACCACACGCTCTCCACGTACTCGTTGCTGTACGTCACGTACGGGTGCTCGTAGTCCAACCAGTAGCCGATCCGCGCGCTCAGCTTCTCCCAATCGCCGCGATAGGTGAACACGCTGTCGCGGCACAACTGGTTGAACTCGGCCACCCCCAGCGCTTCGATCTGCTGCTTGCCGCTGATCCCCAGCCGCTTCTCCACCTCGATCTCCACCGGCAGCCCGTGCGTGTCCCACCCCGCCTTGCGCAGCACGCGGAACCCCTTCATCGCCCGATGGCGGCAGAACAGGTCCTTGATCGTCCGCGAGAACACGTGGTGGATGCCCGGCTTGCCGTTGGCCGTGGGCGGACCTTCAAAGAATACGTATGACGGCCGGCCCTCGCTCTCCACGAGCGTCCGCGCGAACAGCCCCTCCGCCTCCCAGCGCGCCAGCACGTCGCGCTCCAGGTCGTCCGCCGATCGCTCGGCGGGCAGCATCGCGAACCGCGTCGCGTCGGGAGCCGCCGTCACATCCGCTCCAGCACGCCGTGCACCAGACGGCCCAGCGTCGGCTCGGCCCGCCCCGCCACCGCGATCACCTCGGCCAGGCTCGTGGGCGTGAGCGTTTCGGGAACGCACTCGTCGGTGATGATCGAGAAGCCCAGCACCCGCATCCCCTCGTGCACGGCCACGATCACTTCCGGCACCGTGGACATCCCCACCACGTCGGCGCCCATCCCGCGCAACATGCGGTACTCGGCGCGCGTCTCCAGGTTCGGCCCCGCCACCGCCACGTACACGCCTTCGCGCAACACCACCCCCTCGGCGCGCGCCGCCTCGCGCGCCAGAGCCGCGAGCCCCGCATCGTAGGGCGCCGACATGTCCGGAAACCGCGGCCCCCGCCGATCGTCGTTGGCGCCGATCAGCGGATTGTCGCCCAGAAGATTGATGTGGTCGACGATCAGCATCACGTCCCCCGCCTTCCACGCCGGGTTCATCCCCCCGCACGCGTTCGACACCACCAGCACCGGCGCCCCGAGCGCGTGCAGCACGCGCACCGGAAACGTCACCTGCCGCAGTGTGTAGCCCTCGTACCGGTGGAATCGCCCCTGCATCATCAGCACCGTCTTGCCCGCCAGCGTGCCGCACAGCAGACGCCCGGCGTGCGCCTCCACCGTCGCCACCGGAAACCCCGGAATCTCGCCGTATGGAATCGCCGCCTCGATGGCCATCTCCTCGGCCAGGCGCCCCAGCCCGGTCCCGAGGATGATCGCCGCATCCGGACGGCGCGGAAACCGCGCCCGCACGACCTCGGCCGCCGCGTCGATCGGCGCCTCCATCGTCGCTGCGGTGTCCGGTGCTGCGTGCGTCGTCATCGTGGT is a window of Gemmatimonadaceae bacterium DNA encoding:
- the ileS gene encoding isoleucine--tRNA ligase — protein: MTAAPDATRFAMLPAERSADDLERDVLARWEAEGLFARTLVESEGRPSYVFFEGPPTANGKPGIHHVFSRTIKDLFCRHRAMKGFRVLRKAGWDTHGLPVEIEVEKRLGISGKQQIEALGVAEFNQLCRDSVFTYRGDWEKLSARIGYWLDYEHPYVTYSNEYVESVWWALKTLHGQGYLYRGHKILPYCPRCGTALSSHEVAQGYEDVEDPSVYVALDLVDAEGAPDGRGRRILVWTTTPWTLVSNTALAVHPTLGYVELARKDGKDARTVILAESRVKPVLGEDFATRWDLVRLLSGAELVGMRYRRPLDWLPYPPGAHEIIVGEEFVSADDGTGVVHLAPAFGADDYAAGKRHQLAFLQPVNAQGQFPADLPVAGGAFVKDADPLLIEELKRRGVLWKAGKITHAYPHCWRCGTPLLYYARTSWFVKTTAYRDQMLARNARVDWHPPEVGEGRFGEWLKNNIDWAISRDRYWGTPLPVWVCDANHAHLDVIGSFADLAERRGAPLPADFDPHKPGVDRYEWACRHAGCGGTMRRTPEVIDTWFDSGAMSFAQWGYPHVAGSRERLERQYPADFIAEGVDQTRGWFYSLLAIATGLGDALPRNEGTGTREPGAGAAPYGHVVVNDLILDADGQKMSKSRGNVVDPWSVIAAYGADAVRLFLVASADVSVPRKFDERAIREQAVRFLLTLKNVYSGMFAQYANYGWAPSDRDPAPADRPAMDRWMLSRLAGVESEVDGALERYDATAAARALIRFVDDDMANWYVRLSRSRFYEVDGEDNRAAFATLHEVLVTTCRLLAPLAPFLSDWMHRALTGGSVHLAPFVRERPADRDPALERAMAGVRMLAKLGRAAREAAGVKVRQPLSRLVCVAPDADEAELAPLVPLLATELNVKRVEFARTGDALVTLEAKPNFRTLGKKFGKQTPLAAQAIGAFTPEELRAFVHGAPLAVTAGGESHQLDADDVTIVRRASGELVVEEEAGFFAALDPVVTPELRREGLARELVSRVQRGRKETGLAVSDRIVLYVGGDADVRAAVETHGAWIAGEVLATRVVWREDGEAGDQATMPTVEVDGIAARIAITKAE
- a CDS encoding purine-nucleoside phosphorylase; the protein is MTTHAAPDTAATMEAPIDAAAEVVRARFPRRPDAAIILGTGLGRLAEEMAIEAAIPYGEIPGFPVATVEAHAGRLLCGTLAGKTVLMMQGRFHRYEGYTLRQVTFPVRVLHALGAPVLVVSNACGGMNPAWKAGDVMLIVDHINLLGDNPLIGANDDRRGPRFPDMSAPYDAGLAALAREAARAEGVVLREGVYVAVAGPNLETRAEYRMLRGMGADVVGMSTVPEVIVAVHEGMRVLGFSIITDECVPETLTPTSLAEVIAVAGRAEPTLGRLVHGVLERM